ACTGCGACTTAAAAGAAGATTAATTTTTAGTTTGCTTACTTTGGTAATTCTATTTATGGTGCTCGTAGGAAGATTAACTTATCTACAAATTTTCGCCTCTGTAGACTTAATGGAAAAGAAGCTAGATCAGTTGGTGGCTACTATACCCATTACGGCTGCTAGAGGCGATATTTATGATAAAAACATGGAAATCTTGGCAAAGGATGCAACCAGTACCAGCATATATGCCAGACCTAAAGATATAAAAGATGTTCAAGAAGTAGCAAACGTCTTATCAGAAGTATTAGAGTTAGATCAAGAAAATATTTATAAAAAATTGAAAGATGATACCCAGAGTATTGTACTCATTCAAAGAAAAGTCGATAATGACAAAGCACAACAGATTAGAAAACAAAACTTAAGAGGACTGGAGTTTGCGGAAGATAAGAAAAGATACTATAAAAATGGTCACTTTGCTCCCTATGTACTAGGTTTTACAGGCGTGGATCATCAAGGACTTTATGGTATTGAACGACAATATGATGATGCATTGAAGGGGCAAGATGGTACATTAACATATCAAAGAGATGCAAGGGGAAGAAAAATTGCAACAGGCACAGAAACACGTGTTGATCCAATCTCTGGTAATAGCATACAATTGAGTTTAGACTCTACTATACAACATTTTTCAGAAAGAGCTGCTGAAAAGGCTATGTATGAAAATGATGCTAAACGAGTAACAATATTAGTAATGGAACCTAAAACAGGAGATATTCTTGGGATGGCTACTAAGCCAGACTATGATCTAAATAATCCACGGGAAATTCCAGATATTTTAAATACCAAATTATATCATGATTTTACTGAAAAGAGTGATGATGATTCAGAAAGAAAAGAAAAAGATTTAGGACAAAAACAACAAGAAATGTGGAAAAATCCAGCGGTTGCATTTAATTATGAACCGGGTTCAACGTTTAAGATTATTACCTCCTCTGCAGGGTTAGAAGAAGGGGTAGTTACACCAGAGTCATCCTTCTATGATAAGGGCTTTATCGTTGTTGGAGATAGAAAACTTAAGTGCTGGAGGTATCCAAGGGCCCATGGGGCTCAAACCTTTAAAGAAGCTGTACAAAACTCATGTAACCCTGCCTTTGTAGAGGTCGCTTTAGAATTGGGGGCAGATCGCTTTTATAAACATATCTATGGATTCGGCTTTGGTGAAAAAACAGGTATAGATCTAGAAGGGGAAGAAGCAGGAATTGTGCCTGCAAACCATGATGTTAGTGATGTATCCCTTGCAACAAGATCCTATGGCCAGGGAATTACAGTAACGCCCATTCAATTAATTTCTGCTGTCTCGGCTGTGGCTAATGATGGGGTATTAATGAAACCACGGATAGTGAGAAGTCTACTTGAATCGGATAGCAATAAAGTGATCCATGAGTATAAACCAGAGGAAGTGAGACAAGTAATTTCAAAGGAAACGTCACGAACTCTTTTGGATATACTTGAAACAGTTGTTAGCGAAGGTACTGGGTCTAAAGCTCAAGTGCCAGGTTATGCAGTAGGAGGGAAAACAGGAACGGCAAACAAAGTAATTGATGGTAAATATGGTGATGGAAAATATGTAGCCTCTTTTGTTGGCATAGCCCCTACAACTGATCCAAAAGTAACTGTTTTAGTAATTATTGATGAGCCTGGTCCATACAATCACTATGGGGGTCAAATTGCAGCTCCTGTAGCCGGCGAAGTGATGGGAGAAGTTTTGAAATATTTGGATATTCCTCCAAACTATGAAGAAGAAATAGACCAGGTAGAAAAGGTGACTATTCCAGAGGTACGAAATATGACCATGGATGAAGCCGCACAAATATTGTCAACCAAAAAATTATCTTTCATCACAGATGGTATAAAGGGAGAGGATATCATTATTGATCAAAGTCCTTTACCAGGTGTTGAAGTAGATGTGAATACAAAAATACAATTGAAAATAAAGCACGCCCAAGGAAACTCCACAGAAGATAGCAAAAAAATTATGGTGCCAAATGTGATTGATAAATCCATTCAGCAGGCCCATGAGATTTTAAAAGAGAATGACCTAAATATCCAGATAGTGGGAAGTGGAATTTCGGTAAAACAAAATCCTTCACCGGGAGAATATGTTGAAAAAGGATCTCACATAACAGTAGAATTTAAACCAGTAGAATAAAATTACTAAAGATGTGAAATGCAACTTGATAATTCATTAAGTTGCATTTCTACATTAGGTGAAAAATGACATGGAAACAACTCTTTTTCACTGCCATTATTAGAGAATATAATGAGAAATCAAGCATACATAGTTAAAAATGTGCAAATAATAGGCAAAGAGCCTTCTAATATAGAGGAGGATATATGCTTTGAACTTAAAAAAATTAATCCAAGGACTTGATATTGTATCCTGTGAAGGAGAAACCAATAGGGAAATAACGAGTATACACTATGATTCTAGAAAATGTCAAAAGAATAGCATGTTTATTGCTATAAATGGTTTTAACACAGATGGACATGAATATATATCAGAGGCAATAGAAAATGGTGCGACTACAATTTTATATAAAAATGAAGTGAATAAAAAGCAATCCCATATCACCTATATAAAAGTAAAAAACAGCCGTTTAGCCATGGCTACTTTATCCAATAGATTTTATGATTATCCCTCTAAAAAAATGAAGTTAATCGGTATAACAGGTACAAATGGCAAAACTACTATTTCTTTCTTATTGGGGGAAATTTTCAAACAATGGGGCGTAAAACTGGGGATAATCGGCACTTTAGGAAACTATCTAGGAGAAACTCTATATAAAGGAACCCATACAACTCCTGAATCCGTTGATTTACAACAAATTTTACATCAAATTAATGAAGAACATATTCCCTATACAGTTATGGAAGTATCTTCCCACTCTTTGGAGTTAAATAGAGTGGAAGACACAAATTTTGATATTGGAATCTTTACAAATTTATCTCAGGATCATTTAGATTTTCATAAAAATTTTCAAAACTATTTTCAAGCCAAGGCAAAACTTTTTCACATGACCGATAAAGCGAATATTATTAACGGAGATGATATATACGGGGAAAAATTAATCAGTCTTTCCAAGGGGAGAGAAATTCCCGTATATAGTTATGGTATTAAAAATAATTGTGATTTTGTGGCTAAAAATATTAAAATAGATAATAAGGGTGCCTTTTTTACTGTAAATATTGAAAATAATAGTGAAGGCTTTTACATAAATATTCCTGGCATTTTTAGTATCTACAATGCTTTAGCAGCAATTGTACTGGCTTATACAGAGGGAATACCCCTAGAAATAACAAGAAAGGCCTTGTCTAATTTACCTGGGGTACCAGGACGATTTGAAATGTTAGATACAAATACCCCTTATGGTATTATTATTGACTATGCGCATACTCCCGCCGGATTAGAGAATATTTTAAAAACCATAAGAGAATTTTCTAAGGGCAATGTAATTGTAGTCTTTGGATGTGGGGGAGATCGGGATAAAGGAAAGAGACCCATTATGGGAGAGGTTGCAGGTCTTTATGCTGACTTTATGATCATTACATCGGATAATCCAAGAAATGAGGAACCTTTATCCATTATAAAGGATATTGTTCCTGGAATTAAAAAAACTGGAAAACCTTATAAAATAATTGAAGATAGGAAAAGTGCTATTAAAAGTGCACTTGCTATAGGGAAAAAAGATGATATTATATTAATTGCAGGTAAAGGTCATGAAAGATATCAAATTATTCAAAATGAGATAATTCCTTTTGATGAAAAAAAAATAATTAACCAATTATTAGGTGAGGGTGAAGTAGATGCAAAAGATGACTAAAAACGAAATTATAAGGGCTGTAGAGGGTAATTTAATTCATGATGCAGAAGGAGAAACTATAAGTGGAATCTGTATAGATAGTAGGAGGGTAAAAAAGGGAGATTTGTTTATTGCCATTAAGGGTGAAAATTTCGATGGACACGAATTTATTCATCATGCCATAGAAAGCGGTGCTTCGGCATGTATAATTAGTGATCCAAATAAAAGGAATAAAAATGCGGATATGATTTTGGTTGAGAACACTCTCACAGCGCTTCAAAAGCTAGCTTTTCATTACAGAAAAAAGTTTACCATTCCATTTATTGCGATCACGGGAAGTAGTGGAAAAACAACCACCAAGGATATGATTGCTGCGGTTTTATCTCAGAAATATGATGTATTAAAAACCCAAGGGAACTATAATAATGAGATTGGCTTACCTTTGACACTTTTTCAATTAGAACCGCATCATGAAATTGCTGTCATTGAAATGGGAATGAGTGATCTAGGAGAAATTAGCACATTAGTACATATGGTATATCCAGATATAGCCGTAATAACCAACATTGGTTTAACCCATATCGAAAACTTAGGAACACAGGAAAAAATATTTGAAGCAAAAAAAGAAATATTAGAAACCTTAGGCACAAATCATATTGCCCTATTAAATGGTGATGATCAATATTTACAAGGGATAAATAGTGAGAAATATAGGGTTGCTCATATTGGTATAGAAGGGA
The window above is part of the Irregularibacter muris genome. Proteins encoded here:
- a CDS encoding penicillin-binding transpeptidase domain-containing protein: MSALQLRLKRRLIFSLLTLVILFMVLVGRLTYLQIFASVDLMEKKLDQLVATIPITAARGDIYDKNMEILAKDATSTSIYARPKDIKDVQEVANVLSEVLELDQENIYKKLKDDTQSIVLIQRKVDNDKAQQIRKQNLRGLEFAEDKKRYYKNGHFAPYVLGFTGVDHQGLYGIERQYDDALKGQDGTLTYQRDARGRKIATGTETRVDPISGNSIQLSLDSTIQHFSERAAEKAMYENDAKRVTILVMEPKTGDILGMATKPDYDLNNPREIPDILNTKLYHDFTEKSDDDSERKEKDLGQKQQEMWKNPAVAFNYEPGSTFKIITSSAGLEEGVVTPESSFYDKGFIVVGDRKLKCWRYPRAHGAQTFKEAVQNSCNPAFVEVALELGADRFYKHIYGFGFGEKTGIDLEGEEAGIVPANHDVSDVSLATRSYGQGITVTPIQLISAVSAVANDGVLMKPRIVRSLLESDSNKVIHEYKPEEVRQVISKETSRTLLDILETVVSEGTGSKAQVPGYAVGGKTGTANKVIDGKYGDGKYVASFVGIAPTTDPKVTVLVIIDEPGPYNHYGGQIAAPVAGEVMGEVLKYLDIPPNYEEEIDQVEKVTIPEVRNMTMDEAAQILSTKKLSFITDGIKGEDIIIDQSPLPGVEVDVNTKIQLKIKHAQGNSTEDSKKIMVPNVIDKSIQQAHEILKENDLNIQIVGSGISVKQNPSPGEYVEKGSHITVEFKPVE
- a CDS encoding UDP-N-acetylmuramoyl-L-alanyl-D-glutamate--2,6-diaminopimelate ligase, translating into MNLKKLIQGLDIVSCEGETNREITSIHYDSRKCQKNSMFIAINGFNTDGHEYISEAIENGATTILYKNEVNKKQSHITYIKVKNSRLAMATLSNRFYDYPSKKMKLIGITGTNGKTTISFLLGEIFKQWGVKLGIIGTLGNYLGETLYKGTHTTPESVDLQQILHQINEEHIPYTVMEVSSHSLELNRVEDTNFDIGIFTNLSQDHLDFHKNFQNYFQAKAKLFHMTDKANIINGDDIYGEKLISLSKGREIPVYSYGIKNNCDFVAKNIKIDNKGAFFTVNIENNSEGFYINIPGIFSIYNALAAIVLAYTEGIPLEITRKALSNLPGVPGRFEMLDTNTPYGIIIDYAHTPAGLENILKTIREFSKGNVIVVFGCGGDRDKGKRPIMGEVAGLYADFMIITSDNPRNEEPLSIIKDIVPGIKKTGKPYKIIEDRKSAIKSALAIGKKDDIILIAGKGHERYQIIQNEIIPFDEKKIINQLLGEGEVDAKDD
- a CDS encoding UDP-N-acetylmuramoyl-tripeptide--D-alanyl-D-alanine ligase — translated: MQKMTKNEIIRAVEGNLIHDAEGETISGICIDSRRVKKGDLFIAIKGENFDGHEFIHHAIESGASACIISDPNKRNKNADMILVENTLTALQKLAFHYRKKFTIPFIAITGSSGKTTTKDMIAAVLSQKYDVLKTQGNYNNEIGLPLTLFQLEPHHEIAVIEMGMSDLGEISTLVHMVYPDIAVITNIGLTHIENLGTQEKIFEAKKEILETLGTNHIALLNGDDQYLQGINSEKYRVAHIGIEGKKLGLKASNIIKDQKEVAFSVEEGRKNIGNFKLSLPGIHNIYNGLMAIYIGKHFNLSQQEIQQGLDRFKPSQMRMDIFKAGEIEVINDVYNANPDSMNAALQVLRDFNKSSRKIAILGDMLEMGDWSKKAHVEIGHYVSKMGIEVLLTLGEYSSYYIQGARNGGMPKNRTLAFSSNSEVIEYLTSFIENGDVFLVKGSRGLKMEKIVNFLQERS